The nucleotide sequence TCCTTGCATAAACTGATAGAATACTAAAACATCACTTTAATACCCACAAAttgagcatttaaaaaaaaaatacaaaatcctAAACCTAgccacattcttttttttgcgTTATATGGAACCAAATGCTGATATGGAAACAAACATAATGATTGAATTCATTTTACTGGCAAGAAAAACTAATTGTAAGATATAgcggtgccttgagatacgaatgGCAAACGTGCTCGTTTCACAAAGGATTTGtacccattgaaatgaatggaaatacCTTTGACCTGTTTTTGGCCTTTTGCCAAAAAGGGCAAAGCACGATTATATTGCCCTTTTCAAAAACTGACATAATAATTGGAGTTCAAAGAATTAAATAGGCAAATTGACCATCTGCaaagaaaacacaaagaaaagttTCACAACTACTGTGACTTagtaaaatgctttaaaattagTCAGAAGGTGGGACgtgcgtgtgagtgtgtgtgtgtgtgtgtgtgtgtgtgtgtgtgtgtgtgtgtgtgtgtgtgtgtgtgtgaaaggatGCACTCATTCTCCAGccaatacaatttttttcaatacttTACTCTTAGTGATATTTGGCATAGTCTAATTCTTATATTGAGGAAGTTAAAAattgtcatgaaaaaaatgatgaatgttTCAATCCCATAACCTTGACAACAATTAACATATGGCAGGGTATTGGAACATTATCAATTCAAAAGTATTTGTGAACTTTACAACAAacggaaacaaacaaaatcatcCAAATTTCTTGGGAATACTTTATTTGTGTCAGCCATTATGTCATGTGTTTATTGTTAaacaaagaagagaaaaaagtaataataatttcaaaaataagaaaaaacaatcTTTAAAAATTTGCTGAACTTTTATATTTGCTGATTAATGAGTTGTGTTCTAGTTATgtgatattttttatcatttttctgCCATTTGGTCAACTATCCATCACTTAAGTGTTCTAAaacagtggtccccaaccaccggtccgtgGACCAGTACTGGTCCGCGAGCCACCTGGTGCCGGTCCGTCAGCGTAATAAATATTGAAGTTTTCAATAtcgccctcctacttgaaataagaaaagttgttataataataaataactgctattttgcttggaatttttcttttttttttttgcggtcgTGGAAGTTGTTCGTTGAACCGACCCCAACCCCCACACAATTTTGCCTTAATTTGTCGCCTTTTCTATTAGCTCATTCACGAAAAAATAGAAAGAGTTTTACCGGTTCGCGGTCAGAAAAAGATTGGGGACCGCTGTTCTAAAAGCATGAGTATCAATGTTAATCGTAAGGATGTATAAATAGTATCTGCAGTTAACACTACGCCAGTATGACTTTTTGGGGAGGCGAGATTTCTTTCGACAGTTATTTGACTGTTTGGAATACGCAAGgtgccatttttcctttgttttatcTTCTAAAATGAAAGTTAACTTCATCTGAGAGCGAGAAAGATTTTGATGCTGAATTTTTTTCAACATCTGCCAAAAAGTTGACTGCCACTATAGAACAGTCTAAGCAGAAGTTGAACATCTCGAAACACTCCCAAATTGagtcactcgtatctcaaggcgcAGCCAAACGTCGCCAAGCCGAGAAGGGACATGAATGACGAGAACTTTGGCAGTGACGTGTGGCTTCTCTGCAGAACTTGCAGTTCCATACCCTGAGTGGAATCCACAtgattcacactttttttttccgaaCACACCTTTGTGGGATTATCAAGGAGTATCTCGAGTCAAAGCGAAGGGTGAATTCAGTCACGTGTCTGCGTTCTTCTCCATTGAATGACCTTCTAGGTCACATTCTTTTCTCAAGGCCAAGATGTAGTGGCCCTTAGAGAACAACACAGGCTAATTTCTAGACGAGGAGGGGCTTGAGTTCACATGATGTCTTTTTGCCGAAACTTCGGCAAGCAACTAGTGTCCACCGCCGGTTCGGTTCTCTCCGCTCACCCAGTCCACGCAGATAAACGACAAACTGACCACCATGAAGACGAAGCCCAAAGCGGCAAAGCACGCAGCCTGCAGGAGAAAACAACGCCTTgtgaaatcaaaacaaatcaagTCAAAAGCTATTATTGTCATCACACACAGCTGCGTACAATggaattggtggtgctactccacaaagtgccaagtaaaaaaaaacgtacatgtTCATAAACAACAATAAGACTGAGAAAACAAAACTCCAAACTGGTGCACCCGTGAGCGCCACCATCTTGGATCGTGAATGGCAACTATTGGACAACACAGACGGTTTTGTACCTGAATTTTGGGCCTGGACAGCAAAGGTTCTTGGTCTTTGGGAACGATTCGTATGTAGAAGATCCCAGGCAGGATGAAGATGAGGCTAGGGGCCGAAGTAGCTCCTGAGGAGATATgaagaaagttatttttttcctgggagGACATTCTGAGCAGCGGGGACAAGCCAACCTATAAAAACGTACCGATAATTCCGAAAATGTCTCGGATGGAGGGCACGAAAATGACAAGTAGGTTGACCACAATGAGGAGGGAGAGCGCGATGGCGATGTGTCTGGCCCAGTGGAACGGCTTGTCCGGACACAAGATCTGGAGGATGGCCCTGCGGATCTAAGAGAAACAGTCTAGAATGTAATTTTTGCTGCCAACtaaaatatactacatataatATAGGCCacttgatggtgtagtggttcactcgccttttgcccaaaatcagctggatAGGTTCCAGTAACCCCTGACCAGTATAAGCAGTATTGAAAATGACCATATAATCCATAATGATATAGTCACTTTCCTTATTAAGGGTTAAATtgcttcaaaaacaaaaatcattaaaGACGTTCTCAGAAGGTCAACTTTGGAAATGCTGCCCACCGTAGTCAATACTGTCCCTGAGAGGGTTCAATTGCTTGTCACTCTGAGTTCTATTTCTCCTAAAAACGGCTGCCACTGAAAGCGTGGATGTAACtttatagtaagacttttaccGGGAAGAGAACCACGGGCACAGTCAGGGTGACGGCAACGAGCACGGCCAAGCGCACGCAAAGGATCAGCACGTCAAGGGGGTCGACACGGATGTACGTGTGCAAAAGTTCAGACTCCACGGCACCTGCAGGGGGAAAAACAAGCAGCCTTTGACGTCCTGTTCAATCTCGGCCCTCATTCAGTACACTTCAAAATGTAGACCGGCTCAAAGGTGAACAACAAGCGGCTCATTCATTTCAACCCAAAAGTTGATCTTTCAGTCTTACCGAAGAATGTGAGGTAGCCAAAAAGCGCTGTGAGCAGGTACATGACGAACATGGCCAAGATCGAAATGTTGGCGACATTCTGCATACGCTTTTTGGTGGGGCTGTGGGGAAGAAGTCAACAATGTTGAGTTCTCACATTGGTAAAATCCAATGGAAAAAAGAACGCGACTTACTCGCGCAGTTCCGTGTAGATAGGCAGAACTTCAGGGTGGCAGACAAACGCAAAAGCCAGAATTGGGATGGTATACGCCGTCTGAAAGCACATCATATCAAATTATAATTACTttttatgatgttgactactaatttaCTATGCTGACTACTAattaattatgttgactattacttattcattatgttgactactaatttaCTATGCTGACTACTAATTAATTGTATTAACTacttggttgttgttgttttttgtgcactttttggtgaagctttaaatgtcattcgACTTGTATAACGACAatcaaagcattcaattcaattagtgACAACCATCAGCTAATATGATGAGAAAAGTAGCACCTGCATTCACAAATTTCAAAATcacagaaatcaccaaaaatatcatatatgtattctttttttttgtccccctCTTATtgctgtactttaaaaaaagaaatcacatttttttcttccccaattCAACATTTCTGCCAGCTAGTAATGCTGCTGTCTTTGTGCTGTTGTTCTTGACTAGTAATCACcaaaagggaaaatatatttggatATAAATTTGTCTTTATGCTGTTCTACTTGCAAATGCAACTGAACAATTGAAACCATTTGGGTCACCTGTGAGTTCATGGTGAATAGCTTGGCATCACAAAAGTCTTCCGCGACTTCTGTAATTGTGTTGTTGTCGGCAATGAGTGTTTCGTTCAGATAACTGTCCTCCAGTGGACACGGGATGTTGAATTTCTTATAGATCACCTGGTGGGGGACAGAGGAATCGCATTCATTCAG is from Stigmatopora nigra isolate UIUO_SnigA chromosome 1, RoL_Snig_1.1, whole genome shotgun sequence and encodes:
- the LOC144200131 gene encoding sodium-coupled neutral amino acid transporter 3-like: MELQKINGHSREDGFDGLDAMAEHEEFLPHKIGAKKETHFTDFEGKTSFGMSIFNLSNAIMGSGILGLAFAMSNTGILLFITLLVFIAILSAYSIHLLLKSAGVVGIRAYEQLGNRAFGPPGKILAGSIITVHNIGAMSSYLFIVKSELPLVIQAFLGRHENTGEWFLNGNYLIIIVSAAIILPLALMKQLGYLGYTSGFSLSCMVFFLISVIYKKFNIPCPLEDSYLNETLIADNNTITEVAEDFCDAKLFTMNSQTAYTIPILAFAFVCHPEVLPIYTELRDPTKKRMQNVANISILAMFVMYLLTALFGYLTFFGAVESELLHTYIRVDPLDVLILCVRLAVLVAVTLTVPVVLFPIRRAILQILCPDKPFHWARHIAIALSLLIVVNLLVIFVPSIRDIFGIIGATSAPSLIFILPGIFYIRIVPKDQEPLLSRPKIQAACFAALGFVFMVVSLSFICVDWVSGENRTGGGH